One segment of Carya illinoinensis cultivar Pawnee chromosome 1, C.illinoinensisPawnee_v1, whole genome shotgun sequence DNA contains the following:
- the LOC122310239 gene encoding calmodulin-binding receptor-like cytoplasmic kinase 2 — MSSPDSSYDVRVTNGRVPYSPCSVYSYTSTVGSSTPGRSRVSVAARSFAGIFSGCFAPPEIKNSIFSVADSEEFKAPSVVSDGSRAGSERSRRGGSNRGVYASPNNSTHTREHRREPGSVKFTMEEIFRATRNFSPSSKIGHGGFGTVYMGTLDDGTAVAVKRAKKSTSQLDKHLGVEFQSEIQTLAQVEHLNLVKFYGYLEHEDERVVVVEYVSNGTLRNHLDCIHGNILDLAARIDVATDVAHAITYLHMYTDRPIIHRDIKSSNILLTENLRAKVADFGFARLAADSGATHVSTQIKGTAGYLDPEYLRTYQLTEKSDVYSFGVLLVELVTGRRPIEINRELKERITAKWALKKFIEEDAISTLDPKLECTTANQFALAKILELALQCLAPRRQNRPSMRRCAEILWGIRKDYRELTALDCRSLSSHSQRSASMRKG, encoded by the exons ATGAGTAGCCCGGACTCATCTTACGATGTCCGGGTAACAAATGGTCGGGTTCCCTACTCGCCGTGCTCCGTTTACTCCTACACCTCCACCGTCGGGAGTTCCACCCCCGGCAGGAGCCGCGTCTCCGTCGCTGCCAGATCGTTCGCTGGAATCTTCTCCGGGTGCTTCGCTCCCCCGGAGATTAAGAACTCCATCTTTAGCGTCGCGGACTCCGAGGAATTTAAAGCTCCATCTG TTGTATCGGATGGTTCAAGAGCTGGTAGTGAGAGAAGTCGACGCGGTGGTTCAAACCGGGGAGTCTATGCCAGTCCAAATAACTCGACACATACGCGAGAGCATAGGCGAGAGCCTGGGAGTGTCAAATTCACCATGGAGGAAATCTTCAGGGCCACGAGGAATTTCTCCCCCTCTTCCAAGATCGGACATGGTGGGTTTGGGACAGTCTACATGGGGACACTCGATGATGGAACCGCTGTAGCAGTCAAACGTGCCAAGAAG AGTACGTCTCAGCTTGATAAGCATTTGGGGGTGGAATTCCAAAGTGAGATCCAAACACTGGCACAAGTGGAACATTTGAATTTGGTGAAGTTTTATGGATATTTGGAGCACGAAGATGAAAGAGTTGTGGTGGTGGAGTATGTTTCCAATGGAACCCTCAGAAACCACTTGGATT GTATTCATGGCAACATTCTGGATCTTGCTGCCCGGATAGATGTAGCAACTGATGTGGCCCATGCCATCACCTATCTTCATATGTATACAG ACCGTCCTATCATTCATAGGGACATAAAATCTTCTAACATTCTTCTCACTGAAAACTTAAGAGCCAAGGTAGCCGACTTTGGTTTTGCTAGACTCGCAGCTGATTCAGGTGCCACCCATGTGTCTACCCAAATTAAAGGGACTGCTGGTTACTTGGATCCCGAGTACCTCAGAACTTATCAACTGACTGAAAAGAGTGACGTTTATTCATTTGGTGTGTTATTGGTTGAACTAGTCACAGGCAGGCGTCCAATTGAAATAAACCGAGAACTCAAGGAGCGGATAACGGCAAAATGG GCCCTGAAGAAGTTCATAGAAGAAGATGCCATTTCAACCTTGGACCCAAAGCTGGAATGCACTACTGCAAATCAGTTCGCTCTTGCTAAGATTCTTGAACTAGCCTTACAGTGTTTGGCTCCACGAAGACAAAATCGGCCTAGCATGAGAAGGTGTGCAGAGATCCTTTGGGGCATCCGCAAGGATTACAGAGAGCTAACAGCTTTAGACTGCCGTTCACTCTCCTCTCATTCTCAAAGGAGCGCTTCAATGAGAAAAGGATGA
- the LOC122310245 gene encoding uncharacterized protein LOC122310245 isoform X1, which translates to MGFNSIRCFSSNSILSLFILFSCFFGLCYMYDELGYNSFTLSSFSYPRTTLKPFDLRYIRVDLPSWFSSMSIALNSDVELDAVSLKKAPESALPVICFRDGSPPLPDVSNIFLNDSVLFPLSNGSFGGIQALQNVEQCFAMQKNITMKLTNEQISPGAWYFGLFNGIGPTRTQSKMIVRGPAYSFSANITVEGCTTTTMWGQYCNQTVDQLSCIPLYGYFPAGSFSGVKSYNQTNKNMFSCKNSLETSCLGDGEPKVYSLDVVGVAEELTIMAADIRYNVSAANNNGNISGINLMCFARHGAIPSATEYDYSSNISEAPLSISSPKVGRWYITILPVNISNILGGTQNTAVKVCYSMESQVLQCPIGKAGSNCIWERYALQTVLRRDSNPFESYYLPVSEKLFSNSANFPLEPLASNSSYGGKPDDSWTYFILDIPRGAAGGNIHIRLTSDARIDYEVYTRFGGLPSLNNWDYYYANTTRSSDGSMFFKLYNSSREKVDFYILYAREGTWGFGLRYLNISGSASKDQTIMSVSLERCPKRCSSHGECRVSFDASGLTSYSFCSCDRRHGGFDCSVEIVSHQGHIWQSICLIASNAAAVFPAFWALRRKALAEWVVFTCSGISSGLYHACDVGTWCALTYNVLQFMDFWLSFMAVVSTFVYLATIDEVFKRALHTAVAILTALMAATKATRSSNIFLVVAIGALGLLIGWLIEISTNYWPFSFSIGCSLNMPERWQNIKGWFENLIHTLFRRFRWGFMLAGFTSLAMAAISWKLETSESYWIWHSVWHVTIYTSSFFFLCSKAKTINNENQRRTDGNYELTRQDSFSRGERVG; encoded by the exons atgggttTCAATTCGATTCGGTGCTTCTCTTCCAATTCGATTCTCagtcttttcattcttttttcttgtttctttggcCTCTGCTATATGTACGACGAGCTGGGTTACAACAGCTTCACTCTCTCCAGCTTCAGCTACCCTCGGACGACGCTCAAACCCTTTGATTTACGTTATATTAGAG TTGATTTACCATCATGGTTCTCTTCCATGTCTATAGCATTGAACTCAGATGTCGAGCTT GATGCTGTAAGCCTAAAAAAGGCTCCTGAAAGTGCACTACCAGTAATTTGCTTCAGAGATGGCAGCCCACCACTGCCAGATGTCTCAAACATTTTTCTAAATGATTCAG TGTTATTTCCCCTTTCAAATGGCTCATTTGGAGGAATACAAGCTCTTCAGAATGTGGAGCAATGCTTTGCTATGCAGAAAAATATCACAATGAAATTGACAAATGAGCAG ATATCTCCGGGAGCTTGGTATTTTGGTCTCTTCAATGGCATTGGACCTACAAGGACACAATCAAAAATG ATTGTCCGAGGCCCAGCATACTCCTTCAGTGCCAACATAACAGTGGAAGGATGTACAACCACAACGATGTGGGGCCAGTACTGCAACCAGACAGTTGATCAACTCTCATGTATTCCGTTATACGGTTATTTTCCTGCTGGAAGTTTTTCAGGAGTCAAGTCTTACAACCAAACAAATAAGAATATGTTTTCTTGCAAAAATAGTTTGGAAACATCTTGCCTTGGAGATGGTGAACCAAAAGTTTACTCATTGGATGTTGTCGGAGTGGCTGAAGAATTGACCATCATGGCTGCGGATATCAGGTATAATGTATCAGCAGCAAACAACAATGGGAATATAAGTGGGATTAATTTAATGTGTTTTGCTCGGCATGGTGCAATTCCATCAGCAACTGAGTATGATTATTCCAGTAACATTAGTGAAGCCCCTTTGTCTATTTCCTCGCCAAAGGTTGGCCGCTGGTATATTACTATTTTACCTGTTAATATTTCAAATATACTTGGAGGGACTCAAAACACTGCTGTGAAAGTTTGCTATTCAATGGAATCACAAGTGCTTCAATGTCCCATAGGGAAGGCTGGATCAAACTGTATATGGGAAAGATATGCCCTTCAG ACAGTTCTCAGGAGAGATTCAAACCCATTTGAATCCTATTATCTGCCAGTCAGTGAAAAACTATTCTCGAATTCAGCCAATTTTCCTCTTGAACCCCTTGCAAGCAACTCCTCGTATGGTGGGAAACCAGATGATAGTTGGACTTACTTTATTTTGGACATTCCTCGTGGTGCAGCCGGAGGAAATATACATATCCGACTAACATCAGATGCAAGGATAGATTACGAAGTATACACTAGATTTGGTGGATTACCATCTCTAAATAACTGGGACTATTATTATGCAAACACTACAAGAAGTAGTGATGGCTCCATGTTTTTCAAGTTGTACAATTCCAGCagagaaaaagttgatttttatattttatatgctagAGAAGGAACTTGGGGTTTTGGATTGAGATATCTTAATATTAGTGGTAGTGCTTCCAAAGATCAAACTATCATGTCTGTTTCCCTCGAAAGATGCCCAAAACGATGCTCCTCTCATGGGGAATGCAGAGTTTCTTTTGACGCAAGTGGATTGACATCATACAG CTTCTGCTCCTGCGATAGAAGGCATGGAGGCTTTGACTGTAGTGTTGAAATTGTATCGCATCAAG GGCACATATGGCAATCAATTTGCCTTATTGCATCAAATGCTGCGGCTGTATTTCCTGCGTTTTGGGCCCTTCGACGGAAG gCATTGGCAGAGTGGGTGGTATTCACGTGTAGTGGAATTTCAAGTGGATTATATCATGCTTGTGATGTAGGCACATGGTGTGCATTAACCTATAATGTCTTACAG TTTATGGACTTTTGGCTCTCCTTCATGGCTGTGGTGAGCACTTTTGTGTACCTAGCTACCATTGATGAAGTTTTTAAGAGGGCATTACACACAGCTGTAGCTATTCTTACAGCCCTCATGGCTGCAACTAAGGCAACCAG GTCTTCCAATATTTTTCTTGTGGTTGCAATTGGGGCATTGGGGCTTCTTATTGGATGGCTGATTGAGATCTCTACCAATTATTGGCCattctctttttcaattgggtGCTCTTTAAATATGCCGGAAAG ATGGCAAAATATTAAAGGATGGTTTGAAAATCTTATCCACACACTTTTTAGACGGTTCCGCTGGGGATTTATGCTAGCAGGTTTCACTTCATTAGCCATGGCTGCTATTAGCTGGAAACTGGAAACCAGTGAAAGCTACTGGATTTGGCAcag TGTTTGGCATGTGACTATATACACATCTTCGTTCTTCTTCCTTTGTTCAAAAGCAAAGACCATAAATAATGAGAATCAAAGACGCACAGATGGTAACTATGAGTTGACTCGGCAAGATTCATTCTCAAGAGGTGAACGTGTAGGGTAG
- the LOC122310245 gene encoding uncharacterized protein LOC122310245 isoform X2, producing the protein MQKNITMKLTNEQISPGAWYFGLFNGIGPTRTQSKMIVRGPAYSFSANITVEGCTTTTMWGQYCNQTVDQLSCIPLYGYFPAGSFSGVKSYNQTNKNMFSCKNSLETSCLGDGEPKVYSLDVVGVAEELTIMAADIRYNVSAANNNGNISGINLMCFARHGAIPSATEYDYSSNISEAPLSISSPKVGRWYITILPVNISNILGGTQNTAVKVCYSMESQVLQCPIGKAGSNCIWERYALQTVLRRDSNPFESYYLPVSEKLFSNSANFPLEPLASNSSYGGKPDDSWTYFILDIPRGAAGGNIHIRLTSDARIDYEVYTRFGGLPSLNNWDYYYANTTRSSDGSMFFKLYNSSREKVDFYILYAREGTWGFGLRYLNISGSASKDQTIMSVSLERCPKRCSSHGECRVSFDASGLTSYSFCSCDRRHGGFDCSVEIVSHQGHIWQSICLIASNAAAVFPAFWALRRKALAEWVVFTCSGISSGLYHACDVGTWCALTYNVLQFMDFWLSFMAVVSTFVYLATIDEVFKRALHTAVAILTALMAATKATRSSNIFLVVAIGALGLLIGWLIEISTNYWPFSFSIGCSLNMPERWQNIKGWFENLIHTLFRRFRWGFMLAGFTSLAMAAISWKLETSESYWIWHSVWHVTIYTSSFFFLCSKAKTINNENQRRTDGNYELTRQDSFSRGERVG; encoded by the exons ATGCAGAAAAATATCACAATGAAATTGACAAATGAGCAG ATATCTCCGGGAGCTTGGTATTTTGGTCTCTTCAATGGCATTGGACCTACAAGGACACAATCAAAAATG ATTGTCCGAGGCCCAGCATACTCCTTCAGTGCCAACATAACAGTGGAAGGATGTACAACCACAACGATGTGGGGCCAGTACTGCAACCAGACAGTTGATCAACTCTCATGTATTCCGTTATACGGTTATTTTCCTGCTGGAAGTTTTTCAGGAGTCAAGTCTTACAACCAAACAAATAAGAATATGTTTTCTTGCAAAAATAGTTTGGAAACATCTTGCCTTGGAGATGGTGAACCAAAAGTTTACTCATTGGATGTTGTCGGAGTGGCTGAAGAATTGACCATCATGGCTGCGGATATCAGGTATAATGTATCAGCAGCAAACAACAATGGGAATATAAGTGGGATTAATTTAATGTGTTTTGCTCGGCATGGTGCAATTCCATCAGCAACTGAGTATGATTATTCCAGTAACATTAGTGAAGCCCCTTTGTCTATTTCCTCGCCAAAGGTTGGCCGCTGGTATATTACTATTTTACCTGTTAATATTTCAAATATACTTGGAGGGACTCAAAACACTGCTGTGAAAGTTTGCTATTCAATGGAATCACAAGTGCTTCAATGTCCCATAGGGAAGGCTGGATCAAACTGTATATGGGAAAGATATGCCCTTCAG ACAGTTCTCAGGAGAGATTCAAACCCATTTGAATCCTATTATCTGCCAGTCAGTGAAAAACTATTCTCGAATTCAGCCAATTTTCCTCTTGAACCCCTTGCAAGCAACTCCTCGTATGGTGGGAAACCAGATGATAGTTGGACTTACTTTATTTTGGACATTCCTCGTGGTGCAGCCGGAGGAAATATACATATCCGACTAACATCAGATGCAAGGATAGATTACGAAGTATACACTAGATTTGGTGGATTACCATCTCTAAATAACTGGGACTATTATTATGCAAACACTACAAGAAGTAGTGATGGCTCCATGTTTTTCAAGTTGTACAATTCCAGCagagaaaaagttgatttttatattttatatgctagAGAAGGAACTTGGGGTTTTGGATTGAGATATCTTAATATTAGTGGTAGTGCTTCCAAAGATCAAACTATCATGTCTGTTTCCCTCGAAAGATGCCCAAAACGATGCTCCTCTCATGGGGAATGCAGAGTTTCTTTTGACGCAAGTGGATTGACATCATACAG CTTCTGCTCCTGCGATAGAAGGCATGGAGGCTTTGACTGTAGTGTTGAAATTGTATCGCATCAAG GGCACATATGGCAATCAATTTGCCTTATTGCATCAAATGCTGCGGCTGTATTTCCTGCGTTTTGGGCCCTTCGACGGAAG gCATTGGCAGAGTGGGTGGTATTCACGTGTAGTGGAATTTCAAGTGGATTATATCATGCTTGTGATGTAGGCACATGGTGTGCATTAACCTATAATGTCTTACAG TTTATGGACTTTTGGCTCTCCTTCATGGCTGTGGTGAGCACTTTTGTGTACCTAGCTACCATTGATGAAGTTTTTAAGAGGGCATTACACACAGCTGTAGCTATTCTTACAGCCCTCATGGCTGCAACTAAGGCAACCAG GTCTTCCAATATTTTTCTTGTGGTTGCAATTGGGGCATTGGGGCTTCTTATTGGATGGCTGATTGAGATCTCTACCAATTATTGGCCattctctttttcaattgggtGCTCTTTAAATATGCCGGAAAG ATGGCAAAATATTAAAGGATGGTTTGAAAATCTTATCCACACACTTTTTAGACGGTTCCGCTGGGGATTTATGCTAGCAGGTTTCACTTCATTAGCCATGGCTGCTATTAGCTGGAAACTGGAAACCAGTGAAAGCTACTGGATTTGGCAcag TGTTTGGCATGTGACTATATACACATCTTCGTTCTTCTTCCTTTGTTCAAAAGCAAAGACCATAAATAATGAGAATCAAAGACGCACAGATGGTAACTATGAGTTGACTCGGCAAGATTCATTCTCAAGAGGTGAACGTGTAGGGTAG